The Alphaproteobacteria bacterium CG11_big_fil_rev_8_21_14_0_20_39_49 DNA window GTAAATTTCAATATCATGTGCCGGAAGTGAAGGGTCTATATCGCTCCATTTTTTATTCGGGTTAGTAATTAACTTGCCGTCTGAAGGAACCATCTTAGCTAGAGCTTTAAACAACTGCTCCTGTGTCAGATCCATTTTTTCAGCACCCAAAGTATTGGCAAGAACAATACCGTCATAACCTATTTTTATTTCGGTGATATCCTTAACCCCGTTATTAGTGCATTGCTCACGCTCACTTTGCTTGATTGGACGCGACGCATTTGCAAGGTCGGTTGTTTGCTCCCCTACACCCTCACAGAATAATTTGAATCCTCCACCCGTACCGGTAGACTCTATTATAGGTGTTTTAAACTGTCCGCTCCTGCCGAATTCTTCAGCGGCAACAGTTACAAAAGGATATACGGTTGAAGAACCTGCCGCCCTTATCTGATTTGACGCAATTGCAGACGCACTTATTGATGTTATAAAAATAGATGTACAAATAACTCTTTTTAGCATTATTATCTCCGGATATTAACAATCTTTAAAATATTTAACGGACAATATATATTATTTAAAAATAAAATCAACACATTTAACTAGAAGAGTAGAACGCTTCGATTGTAGTAAAAATACTTTAACTAAATTTCTTTTGTAATGTAATCGCATTAATTTTGCGTTATAATAGAAGTTATTGAATTTTTTTAAAAATTTTAATCTTACTGAGTATTTATGGGATATTCCAAACATTGTCCTAAATGTCGGGGTTCGGGAGCCAGATGGGGGTGGCTCGGCTTTTTTTTACTACTCCCTTTTCACTTGTTAGAAATTTTTACCCGTTCATTTTATGTATTGGGCTGGATAATACTGGTTGTAATCGCTGTGCTTATACCTGCAATAATTTTTGATGACAAATACGAATATGTCAAAAACCTACCCGAACATATAGCGATATCGGCAACGTGTTTAGTAACGATAATTTTCTTGGTTACATTAAAAACCGTTTTTAAATATATACGCTGCAAAGAATGTAACGGTACGGGTTCAACATCAATCGAAAATGATGAAGATTCCGCTCTTCCAAGCTAGGAAAATCCTCTATGACAGTATGTATTAAGCAGCCTGCTTATTTTCAATACGCGGGAACACACCTTCGGGTTTTGGAAGCGGTGTTTCCGGTTTTAGTGCATATTCAGGTTTAAGCTGAATAAACGGAACTCCGCCAAACTCGTTATTAAAATCATCTTCGCTATAGCCCAGTTGAAGCAGAAGTTTTTTTGCTGCTATCGGAGTAAACGGTTGCAGCATTATGGCAATGCAGCGTATTGATTCGGCAAGAACATACAAAACATGTTCCATTTCTTCGATTTTGCCTTCTTTTTTTAGAGTCCATGGGGCTGATTCGTCTATAAAACTATTAGCCATGCTTGCTAGAGATACAATATTCAGAGTTGCAGAGTTAAACATAAAATCTTTCATTGGCACTTGTATGCAAAGGCATGGGTCATTATATATGTGATGTAAGAGTTGGTTGGCTAAGAAAAGGGTGGCTTCATCACTAATACCTTCATTTTTTGGCACTTTCCCATCACAATTCTTAGCAATCATAGATAGTGTCCGTTGTGCCAGATTGCCGATATTATTAGCCAAATCGCTATTAATACGTTCTACCATAGCATCTTTAGAAAAATTTCCGTCATTACCGAACGGTACTTCACGCATGAGGAAATATCTGGTTTGGTCGATACCGAATTGTTCTATAAGTTCTTTAGGGGCGATAACATTACCAAGTGATTTTGACATCTTCTCGCCTTCAATAGTCCACCAGCCATGTGCTACTATTTTTTTAGGCAAAGGCAAATCAGCCGACATTAAGAATGCAGGCCAGTAAACCCCGTGGAAACGGAGTATGTCCTTACCGACAACATGTACGGGAGAATCTTCAGAATTTTGCCAGTATTTTTTATATTCTTTACAGTCCGTATCAGGGAAGCCGATAGCGGTTAAGTAGTTAGTAAGTGCATCTATCCATACATACATAACGTGTTTTTCATCGTCAGGGACGGGCACTCCCCAATTGAACGTAGTGCGGGAAATAGACAGGTCACGCAACGCACCCTCAACAAAATCCTTACCGCCACGCACGAAGCTTACTACCTCGTTATATCTTGATTTGGGAGTAATGAAATCAGGGTTTTTCTCGTAAAAATCAAGCAGCTTTTGTTGAAAAGCGGAAAGTTTGAAGAAATAGCTTTCTTCTTCTACCCATTCAACTTCCGCACCTGTGGGAGCGAGTTTTTTGCCGTCTTTTTCGATTAGCTCATCTTCACCGTAATACGCCTCATCACGCACAGAATACCAGCCTGCATAGCTATCTGCATATATATAGCCGTTATCCTTTATCCTGTTCCATAAGCTTTGTGCAGCTTTTTTATGGCGTTCTTCGGTAGTGCGGATAAAGTCATTGTTGGTGACATTAAGCAGATTTTCGTTTTCCTCATCGGGGCATTTTACCAATGTACGGAAACGCTTTGATACCTCATCGGTGAAACTTTGCGGGTCAATGCCTGCATTTTTAGCTGCTTTGTCAACCTTCTGACCATGTTCGTCTGTGCCTGTTAAAAACTTTACATCGTAGCCGTCTAAGCGTTTAAACCTTGCCATTACATCACATGCGATAGTTGTATAGGCATGACCTATATGTGGTGAGTCGTTTACGTAATATATCGGGGTAGTGATGTAAAAGCTTTTGTTTTCTGTCATAATTTTATTGTAAAATTAGTTATTAAGCAGGAAATTGTCATTCCACGAATTTTATTAGGAGAATAAAATTATAGTGGAATCCACATTCTAAAAGTTTTACTAAACTTTTAGATATTGAAAAAGTTTCCTAACTTTTTCAAATTGGATCCCATGGTCAAAAAGCTTACTAACTTTTTGCCATAGGATGACAGAAAGATTAAATTTAACGGAATATAGCAAATATTACTTTTATTACAATAGTGAAAGGCTTATCGAATGAAATTTAAGAATCTAGCAAAAACATCTTTACAATCAATGCCAAGGGGGCGTAATTTTCCTCGGTGGTTTAATAAGGAATAAATTTGTGCCTGATATAAAATGTCTTGATGAAGTTTTGCAAAAAATGAAAGTGCCGTATGAAGAAACGGTATATCAAAAAGGCTACCGCTATGGTGAGGGAACTGCTTTAAGGCTTGTGCGTCCTAAAAATACACAGCAGCTATCTGAGATTTTACAGTGTTGCAATGCCGAGGGAATCGGTGTTGTGCCGCAAGGAGGTAATTCTGGACTGGTGGGAAGTTCTACGGCGGATAATTCGGGAAAACAGGTGGTAATCGGTACGGATTTACTGAATAAGGATATTTTTCAAAGGGACGGGGATAGCCTGAAAGTCGGAGCAGGCTTTATATTGGATACGGTAAATCAAAGGCTTGAAAATGAAGGTATGTTCCTGCCCATTGACATAGGTGCAAGCGGTTCGGCAAATATCGGCGGGCTGATATCTACCAATGCCGCAGGCTCAAGAGCCGCAAGATATGGCAATACCAAAGCAAGGACAAGCGAGATAACCGTAGTTACGGCAAACGGTGAAGTAAAGCAAATTAAAACCGATATGAGGGCTGTAGACCCCGAACTGCCTCAGGATAACAGCAAGATAGACCCGAATAACCCGTTTATAGGCTCGCAAGGATATCTGGGAGTTATAGCAGATGCGGTTATGGTCGTTGAGGAAAAACCTATCCGATACGAAACGGTTGTTCTAGTGCCAAAAGACAATGAATCCATAAGCCTTATAAGACGGGAACTACAAAATGATTTCGGTGAAGCTCTGACTGCATTTGAAGGTATGTCGGGCGAAGCTCTCAGGCTTGTAGGCAAAAACATACAAAATACCGGATATCTTTTCGCCGATGAACCGCAAAAAGTGGATTATGCATTGCTGGCGGAAGTGGCAACTAAAGATGAAAACGAAGATTTAGACGCAATTCTCTACGCTACTTTAGAACGCCTGACGGATAGCAAAGATGTGACTACCGGACTTATGGGTAATTCTTACCTTTACTGGCATCACAGACATCATATATCCGAGGCGATAAAGCTCGAAGGGCAGGTTATAGCAACGGATATTGCCGTGCGTGGGGCTGATAATCTTAGTGCTTTCAGACTGGAGGCAAGCGAAAAACTTAAAAAAGATTTTCCCGACCTTATGATAGTTCCGTTCGGGCATGAGGCACTGGGGGCTATGCATTTTAATATGGTGTACCCCAAAGAAAAAGAGCTAAGCCCGGCTTTAAAAAAGGAAATACAAGCTGCGGTTTATGAGCCGGCGGTAGTCAAATATAAAGGGACATTCAGTGCAGAGCATGGCGTAGGTCCTCATAATGCATGGGCATATGACAGGTTTACACCTGATGAGGTAAAAAAACAGGCAGAAATCCTTAAACAAAAATTCGACCCAAAT harbors:
- a CDS encoding methionine--tRNA ligase, whose translation is MTENKSFYITTPIYYVNDSPHIGHAYTTIACDVMARFKRLDGYDVKFLTGTDEHGQKVDKAAKNAGIDPQSFTDEVSKRFRTLVKCPDEENENLLNVTNNDFIRTTEERHKKAAQSLWNRIKDNGYIYADSYAGWYSVRDEAYYGEDELIEKDGKKLAPTGAEVEWVEEESYFFKLSAFQQKLLDFYEKNPDFITPKSRYNEVVSFVRGGKDFVEGALRDLSISRTTFNWGVPVPDDEKHVMYVWIDALTNYLTAIGFPDTDCKEYKKYWQNSEDSPVHVVGKDILRFHGVYWPAFLMSADLPLPKKIVAHGWWTIEGEKMSKSLGNVIAPKELIEQFGIDQTRYFLMREVPFGNDGNFSKDAMVERINSDLANNIGNLAQRTLSMIAKNCDGKVPKNEGISDEATLFLANQLLHHIYNDPCLCIQVPMKDFMFNSATLNIVSLASMANSFIDESAPWTLKKEGKIEEMEHVLYVLAESIRCIAIMLQPFTPIAAKKLLLQLGYSEDDFNNEFGGVPFIQLKPEYALKPETPLPKPEGVFPRIENKQAA